A portion of the Pseudoalteromonas luteoviolacea genome contains these proteins:
- a CDS encoding class I SAM-dependent methyltransferase, whose protein sequence is MGAYDNLDIAFSGCITSKALMLAEHMGLFEHLDENDSVSAHLLKEVYKDKGSYLDAILNSLCEGGIFSAEQEQYQLLVSREKIKKKVPIFKLWLYAYRDLLSEQERMFDGELDRIPYDGGSVAKHSAEIGSSFIDKQLDQVVAELELTGTLCDMGCGAGLRLIKLCRNFGLKGIGMDMDANAVALANQNLAKSGIDGVEFKQQDITKIEGQHEDIEAIMFTFFTHHIEPNERLERLLNNYREIFPNLKYIVIFDTVTGEKPNEVNNIFSKGFDYIHRLQGLIPRTRADYMSIFDNSRLSITKEIPLAVDNSYVWICKVA, encoded by the coding sequence ATGGGCGCTTATGACAATCTTGATATTGCATTTTCTGGCTGTATTACCAGTAAGGCATTAATGCTTGCAGAGCATATGGGGCTTTTTGAGCACCTAGATGAAAATGACAGTGTCAGTGCACATTTATTGAAGGAAGTATATAAAGACAAAGGGTCGTATTTAGACGCAATTCTCAACTCGCTTTGTGAAGGCGGTATTTTTTCAGCTGAGCAAGAGCAATACCAGTTATTGGTAAGTCGTGAAAAGATTAAAAAGAAAGTCCCGATATTTAAACTTTGGCTGTATGCGTATCGAGATTTACTCAGTGAACAAGAGCGTATGTTTGATGGGGAGCTTGATCGTATTCCCTATGATGGCGGCAGTGTTGCAAAGCACTCTGCGGAAATTGGCTCATCATTCATTGATAAGCAATTAGATCAAGTGGTTGCTGAGCTCGAATTAACGGGCACGCTGTGTGACATGGGGTGTGGCGCAGGGCTCAGATTAATCAAGCTTTGCCGAAATTTTGGTTTAAAGGGAATAGGTATGGACATGGATGCCAATGCGGTTGCATTAGCGAATCAAAACCTCGCCAAATCAGGGATCGATGGCGTGGAATTTAAACAACAAGATATCACCAAAATTGAAGGTCAACATGAAGATATCGAAGCCATTATGTTTACCTTCTTTACACACCATATTGAACCAAACGAGCGATTAGAGCGCTTATTGAATAACTATCGCGAGATTTTTCCAAACCTAAAATACATCGTTATTTTCGATACGGTGACTGGTGAAAAGCCAAATGAAGTTAATAACATATTCTCAAAGGGATTTGATTATATTCATCGACTACAAGGATTGATCCCGCGTACCCGCGCAGATTATATGTCTATTTTTGATAATAGTCGTTTGAGTATCACCAAAGAGATCCCACTTGCTGTTGATAACAGTTATGTGTGGATTTGCAAGGTGGCATGA
- a CDS encoding 2-hydroxyacid dehydrogenase, giving the protein MKKLLVTGDVDITQLAQLDCQICHLKEPKDEQQIIEALVDCHYYIIGGPEHCSEQFLNAAQVLELVVVLGTGTSSFIDLKAASNKGVEVMNTPKLNAQTVAQFAFATMIMRNTRFHFSWQKMQAGTWFQTPYKELAGSKIGLVGLGNINRALLALIRTVSDQPVYYHARSPKEALHDTHQLEFLELPELMSTCDLVVVSVTFNETTQSFIDERALANANQELDLLCFSSPHVICPTALRNALTTKTIRSAYMDGYYQEWLETPGVANDQYGLLSLEPSVFMATTHIAAQSREAIQALLAKAVDNIKQHERSRHGRL; this is encoded by the coding sequence ATGAAAAAGCTACTTGTTACTGGCGATGTTGATATCACTCAATTAGCGCAGTTAGATTGTCAAATCTGTCACCTCAAAGAGCCAAAAGATGAGCAACAGATCATCGAAGCGCTGGTGGATTGTCATTATTACATTATTGGGGGTCCTGAACATTGTTCAGAGCAGTTTTTAAATGCTGCTCAAGTGCTTGAGCTGGTTGTCGTGCTTGGTACTGGCACAAGTAGTTTTATCGATCTTAAAGCTGCTTCTAATAAGGGTGTTGAGGTGATGAATACGCCTAAGCTCAATGCTCAGACGGTGGCTCAGTTTGCTTTTGCGACCATGATAATGCGCAATACTCGGTTTCATTTTTCATGGCAAAAGATGCAAGCAGGTACCTGGTTTCAAACCCCTTACAAAGAGCTTGCAGGGTCAAAAATCGGGCTGGTAGGGCTTGGGAACATTAATCGTGCTTTGCTCGCACTTATACGCACAGTGAGTGACCAACCTGTTTACTATCACGCAAGGTCGCCAAAAGAAGCGTTACATGATACCCATCAGCTTGAATTTTTAGAGCTACCGGAGCTAATGAGCACCTGTGATTTAGTGGTCGTCAGTGTGACGTTCAATGAGACAACTCAATCATTTATTGATGAAAGAGCTTTGGCTAATGCTAATCAAGAGCTGGATCTACTTTGCTTCAGCTCGCCACACGTCATCTGTCCGACAGCGCTAAGGAATGCACTGACAACAAAAACGATTCGATCCGCATACATGGATGGTTATTACCAAGAGTGGCTAGAAACTCCCGGTGTCGCAAACGATCAGTACGGGTTGTTGTCCTTAGAGCCTTCTGTGTTCATGGCAACGACGCATATTGCTGCGCAGTCGCGAGAAGCAATACAGGCTTTGCTTGCTAAAGCGGTGGACAATATTAAACAACATGAAAGGAGTCGCCATGGGCGCTTATGA
- a CDS encoding pyridoxal phosphate-dependent aminotransferase — MNTDRYDSLTEVEVEGLSYLYNFADGHAYHDINEHYVDIINNLQRYWQEGIESSIPDMEKAFKNQFAELIDSSTLHSSTHFSVCPTASNSIDIVAAWLNKENKRTALIEPAFDNLYLLLKRRGVDISAFDELALKNENQLAQIVSGGDIDALFLVNPNNPTGLEMTESEFVYLVEQCKAHNITILLDRTFRIYGKTNFDDYQILEQSGIDYVVIEDTGKTWPTQDLKISLMVYSEAISSTMRLLYEEIFLCSSNFALALLKEFIAVTAKFGVDATIKNEVRRRSETINDALAGTGLKVFDNDEKCQLPLCWIDISATGYDDVSFAARLKEHDIAVLPGRFFYWNSKSQHTQFIRVSLMKPDNEFYEGIEKLKEAVTRILEK; from the coding sequence ATGAACACCGATCGTTACGATAGTCTGACTGAAGTTGAAGTCGAAGGCCTAAGTTATCTCTATAACTTTGCAGACGGACATGCATACCATGATATTAACGAACATTATGTAGATATCATCAATAACTTACAGCGCTATTGGCAAGAAGGTATAGAGAGCTCTATCCCTGATATGGAAAAAGCGTTTAAAAACCAATTTGCTGAACTCATTGACTCTTCAACACTGCACTCGAGTACTCATTTCAGTGTATGCCCGACAGCTTCAAATTCAATTGATATCGTCGCAGCTTGGCTCAATAAGGAAAATAAGCGTACCGCATTGATTGAACCCGCTTTTGACAATTTATACCTGCTGTTAAAACGTCGTGGTGTTGATATTAGTGCGTTTGATGAGCTGGCACTTAAAAATGAAAATCAATTAGCACAGATAGTGAGTGGTGGTGACATTGATGCACTGTTTCTAGTCAATCCAAATAACCCGACAGGTTTGGAGATGACAGAGTCCGAGTTTGTCTATCTTGTTGAGCAATGTAAAGCACACAACATCACGATTTTATTAGATAGAACATTTAGGATCTATGGCAAAACTAACTTTGATGATTATCAAATCTTAGAACAATCAGGCATTGATTACGTTGTGATTGAAGATACTGGGAAAACATGGCCAACCCAAGATCTCAAAATCAGCCTGATGGTTTATTCAGAAGCGATCAGTAGCACTATGCGTTTGCTCTATGAAGAGATTTTTCTGTGTAGCAGTAACTTTGCATTGGCATTGTTAAAGGAGTTTATTGCCGTAACAGCCAAGTTTGGTGTTGATGCCACCATTAAAAATGAAGTGAGAAGACGCAGTGAAACCATTAATGACGCCTTGGCAGGTACAGGCTTAAAGGTTTTTGATAATGATGAAAAGTGCCAGCTTCCATTGTGTTGGATCGACATCAGTGCAACTGGATACGACGATGTTAGTTTCGCAGCACGTCTAAAGGAGCATGATATTGCAGTGCTTCCAGGGCGTTTCTTTTATTGGAATTCAAAGTCGCAGCATACGCAATTTATCCGCGTTTCTTTGATGAAGCCTGATAATGAGTTCTATGAAGGAATCGAAAAACTCAAAGAAGCCGTAACACGTATCTTGGAAAAGTAA
- a CDS encoding acyl-homoserine-lactone synthase: protein MRVVTKCVNYNSIPQEEYQQICRLRYQVFVKRLKWELHTSKQLELQLESDEYDYSNAQYLYVTDNSMQIYGCWRILPTLGRYMLKNTFPTLLEGHSIPASESVYELSRFAVDKHLAQAETNKSSSITMKLFQGIYDYAIENGIKEYVTVTTTAVERILKRIGIPFTRIGDKQVHLLGNTKSIALSIQVNRQFMLAVQDETCS from the coding sequence ATGAGAGTCGTAACAAAATGTGTAAACTATAATTCAATTCCACAGGAAGAATATCAGCAAATTTGTCGTTTGCGTTATCAGGTTTTTGTTAAACGTCTAAAGTGGGAACTACATACCAGTAAGCAGTTAGAACTACAACTTGAGTCTGATGAATACGACTATTCAAATGCGCAGTACCTCTACGTTACAGACAATAGCATGCAGATTTATGGATGTTGGCGAATTTTGCCGACTCTGGGAAGGTATATGCTTAAAAATACCTTTCCGACCTTACTTGAAGGTCACTCCATACCTGCTTCTGAATCAGTTTATGAGTTAAGTCGCTTTGCAGTAGATAAGCATCTTGCTCAAGCTGAAACCAACAAAAGTAGCAGTATTACAATGAAGCTATTCCAAGGCATATATGACTATGCCATTGAAAATGGCATCAAGGAATACGTCACGGTAACCACAACTGCAGTTGAACGCATTCTTAAACGCATTGGGATCCCATTTACCCGCATAGGTGACAAGCAAGTACATTTGCTTGGAAATACAAAGTCTATTGCACTCAGTATTCAAGTAAACCGCCAGTTTATGCTCGCCGTCCAGGATGAAACCTGTAGCTAA
- a CDS encoding LamG-like jellyroll fold domain-containing protein, producing the protein MMRTKLCLALLTLGVTVPNSAQATMAPLTIHVDENTKTNTTIGKVSFVDGVSDKTVRLEVGKTDIKNWVTNGEAFEPISFASSFTQAPIVFGQIQSNSDYAVEYEVSTYSYSGLTSKNNNRLLMRHRLDNVSAQGFEAVLESELDKKGTSVIQSFTNTGEGETLGWIAFAEPISAFWNDKPFEVASTGTAVTHQVHGHAFSAPITETPTILTSLTSYNGTSQSGVAIDEVSANRIKVHIDNIDDDAHAAENVNVFALQGSGFLFTESLAIVGETGVIKVTDSGSEAPFSINFSKSYNNPVVFVQPVGIDKDIVDAAVRFNFVAPMLLQGYLHGDNESVVPNRFGEFELHYQVFEAGRWDIPLEHYSYEIVSGNDAGVFSVDPVKGEIKVADQTQLDFELGNNQYSLTVRATDGAGNHYDMPVTINVTDINDSLNNNAQSIDGLAADDWAGWSVAPAGDVNGDGFDDIIVGAPQADVYRNDGTFMYEDNGAAYVLFSDATGTFPSLTEVIGGTRGFGIMGAESGDNAGFAVAGGVDINGDGLSDVVVGAPYAGTNGDYSGSVYVVFGKTGTNYIPLSDMNAGGSDYGFAIHGAYTEDYAGGTLVVGDVNGDGLGDIVIGETVTRFLAGTGSFALRDLLEDGTADPNLAYVVYGKKDNNVVQLANVATDYNEQGFAITRPSRKLFSDWYYGAQVLPTGDFNSDGLTDFIVSHGLFVDTSGTSYVVYGRIGGEAVKYNSIKSAGNGIKITPQGSGNYGFDFGNATLDALPSFTTSHVGDVNADGVDDIALLLTDTGCCSGIDHPRAYIIFGGVNVVDEINLADIANGNGGFVIHNDASNIGHSDLQVILGSIGGAGDLNGDGFDDIIIGDPFAEDNKGRVYAVYGRAGTEPVYLSEIIETQQGFYSEGNGGEQLGQFIASAGDINGDGIKDIQFGAPSANKNNLENTGAVYVLNGDGKLVTLWGTDGDDTITGTAAADNIATGTGDDVIRTNGGTDAVYAGPGEDTIYISDNTFTRIDAGGNTDTLVFDGSGINLDLATQASRVRNVEVFDIRGSGANSITLNKSVSSNSNLRILGDNDDYVGAANNQWVDSETTQVIDNVTYKVFTSGSATMLVQDGLTVTVNNAPTIEDQTFTVSEIAASGTGIGILAADANDVGDFVTFQILSGNEDGDLVLDAQTGILSISPTISRLDFEKTATYTLQVIVYDQYNTTDTAQITVDVLDMDSMEITLEGDVSGEGSYWGENTVLELLGMSSPQWASTETKHTWNVPEENLPDDPAIIRIESHGKIHYVGGMDLFGGWVEADIPLEMDLRFPDEIAAGQPVNLATKFTVGENANFIASSPGVQISAELIFEDYLIKYESALFEKLNGQTKIDYASYEKVVGSESFGVYGDNCANALNRSQCYKLDDGVEVYDLTRELSDEKLTSLIENNFYELSVVTAEDHARGVSDNITHGTSFVNGVDIIDVVYAHKGAVNGIEIISTDVADPTATTISFIPANMTNEQIIYFIKNLTRDSLAEVPSNARKAIEKAIGLEVDKLRFLAGHDLTDWVSEEIYWGSNWTKWHAQAGMESMEGTSEQCIDNYFAPAGEDLYRRYKFSTLDTFVSAALDLHQDFELNIESTAILVLEDGTEIYFDPEEDITFTPELTHDVNNDGMIDATLTVNAASKFVNSTKMNAFFRMPFKLLEFEYNVQEAVCTADNIYTMGNQGLMFEKGSYGPLLDSEKEIQYDTTDFGGPTEITIAQNSFTTALSFDLCSNSAACGEPVLSYGNNAPVASTVILAGDFIGKSTVSASYTYTDHESDFEESSRYQWYRSATGSNDDAQVIDGEFYQSYTLSLEDIDSFVAFCVTPHDGTDFGNPECSEWTPVESPYHQDLSIMNGFGQSIVINGTDQSMIQTMDSGFNPNSSYTIEAWVKVNSLNPEENSNLFTFSEDANSSKAAVRIFSDGRLRVKATNTTYKSTKTITVGQWQHYAVSYDQPTQQLSVYLDGELIISEVDAAKDSNVYFVWGSGNDGTSKKLDANIDEVRIWDYAKSQESIAANRYLGASLSNSNLVSYYHFDNMVNGELEDLTGESTMTLVNGPELEKHNTYLTLDGNGDYVDFGDPSDGSLDFGGDNFTAQAWIYLEPGSQDQTRIILNKKIGGASGYKGWTWSVNTRNRLTWKHDAASNGKKSYEATGQKLATGRWYHAAVVVDWEGSARVTMYLDGKDVGSSALGSKRNVVNHVPLRIGAFSSTDTTTNTFKGHIDDVVIWTRALSKDEINACKEEMELGCQQELLLYHDFEQDVRKNKAIDRYNGTIFGAVEVDNSLDVKFTTTEYAAFAGKLPGGTGVTFGLADAPAYGDVAISEYSGEFIYTPNGNANGASDSFSYYIYSSSNGQSQKQIVTIEFE; encoded by the coding sequence AAGCGGTGTGGCGATTGATGAAGTCTCTGCAAACCGTATAAAAGTGCACATTGATAACATAGATGATGACGCCCATGCGGCTGAAAACGTCAATGTCTTCGCACTACAAGGCTCTGGCTTTTTATTTACAGAAAGCTTGGCGATTGTGGGTGAAACGGGCGTCATCAAAGTCACTGATTCAGGCAGTGAAGCGCCATTTTCTATAAATTTTTCAAAATCTTATAACAACCCGGTTGTATTCGTTCAACCAGTAGGAATAGATAAAGACATCGTTGATGCGGCGGTACGCTTCAATTTCGTCGCGCCTATGTTACTGCAAGGATATTTGCATGGTGATAATGAAAGTGTGGTACCAAATCGATTTGGTGAGTTTGAACTGCATTATCAAGTCTTTGAAGCGGGTCGCTGGGATATTCCACTAGAACATTATAGCTATGAAATCGTCTCTGGTAACGACGCCGGGGTATTCTCAGTTGATCCGGTTAAAGGTGAAATTAAAGTTGCTGACCAAACGCAATTAGATTTTGAACTAGGGAATAACCAGTATTCATTGACAGTTCGTGCAACAGATGGCGCGGGTAATCATTATGATATGCCAGTTACGATTAATGTTACTGACATTAATGATTCATTAAACAACAATGCGCAATCCATTGATGGTCTAGCAGCCGATGACTGGGCTGGTTGGTCAGTCGCCCCAGCAGGGGATGTAAACGGTGACGGTTTCGACGATATTATTGTCGGCGCTCCTCAAGCAGATGTTTATAGAAATGATGGCACCTTTATGTACGAAGATAACGGTGCAGCTTACGTTCTTTTCAGTGATGCAACGGGCACATTCCCATCATTAACAGAAGTGATCGGTGGTACTCGTGGTTTTGGTATCATGGGAGCTGAGTCTGGCGACAACGCAGGTTTTGCTGTTGCTGGTGGCGTTGATATTAACGGCGACGGATTATCAGATGTAGTAGTTGGTGCGCCTTACGCGGGAACCAATGGCGACTACTCTGGTTCAGTATATGTTGTATTTGGTAAAACTGGTACTAACTATATTCCATTGTCTGATATGAACGCGGGTGGGAGCGATTACGGTTTTGCTATTCATGGTGCATACACTGAAGACTATGCTGGTGGTACGTTAGTCGTTGGCGATGTGAATGGTGACGGTCTGGGGGATATTGTTATTGGTGAAACGGTTACGCGTTTCTTAGCAGGCACAGGCTCTTTTGCATTAAGAGATTTACTTGAAGATGGTACAGCTGATCCAAACCTAGCGTATGTTGTTTACGGTAAAAAAGACAACAATGTTGTTCAGTTAGCTAATGTTGCAACAGACTACAACGAGCAAGGTTTTGCGATTACTCGTCCAAGCCGAAAGTTATTTAGCGACTGGTATTATGGCGCACAAGTTTTACCAACGGGTGACTTTAATAGCGATGGCTTAACAGACTTTATTGTTAGCCACGGTTTATTTGTTGATACCTCTGGTACAAGTTATGTTGTTTATGGCCGTATAGGCGGAGAGGCTGTTAAATATAACAGTATTAAATCCGCAGGCAATGGCATAAAGATCACGCCACAAGGCAGCGGCAATTATGGTTTCGATTTTGGTAATGCAACTCTTGATGCACTACCTTCATTTACCACGTCTCACGTAGGTGATGTGAACGCAGATGGTGTTGACGATATTGCGTTATTGTTGACAGACACTGGTTGTTGCTCAGGTATTGATCACCCTCGTGCTTACATCATCTTTGGTGGTGTTAACGTTGTTGATGAAATCAACCTTGCGGATATTGCCAATGGCAATGGCGGTTTTGTAATACACAATGACGCTTCAAATATCGGCCATAGTGACTTACAAGTTATTTTAGGTTCAATCGGTGGTGCAGGTGACTTAAATGGCGACGGCTTTGACGACATCATTATCGGTGACCCGTTTGCAGAGGATAACAAGGGCCGGGTATACGCTGTTTATGGCCGCGCAGGTACAGAGCCTGTTTATCTTAGTGAGATCATTGAAACCCAACAAGGTTTTTACTCTGAAGGTAATGGTGGCGAGCAACTTGGGCAATTCATAGCAAGTGCTGGTGACATCAATGGCGACGGTATCAAAGACATTCAATTTGGTGCGCCTTCTGCCAACAAAAACAACTTAGAAAACACCGGTGCGGTTTACGTTCTAAATGGTGACGGTAAGTTAGTGACTCTTTGGGGCACAGACGGTGACGATACTATCACTGGCACAGCGGCAGCAGATAATATTGCTACAGGTACAGGTGACGACGTCATTCGAACTAACGGTGGCACCGATGCTGTTTACGCAGGTCCTGGTGAAGATACTATTTACATTTCTGACAACACCTTCACTCGTATTGATGCAGGCGGTAACACAGATACATTAGTATTTGACGGTTCAGGTATTAATCTAGACCTTGCAACTCAAGCTTCTCGTGTTCGTAACGTTGAAGTATTTGATATCCGTGGTTCAGGTGCTAACTCAATTACACTTAATAAGAGCGTGAGTAGTAACTCAAACTTACGTATTTTAGGTGACAACGACGACTATGTTGGTGCAGCAAATAACCAATGGGTTGACTCTGAAACAACACAAGTTATCGATAATGTAACTTATAAAGTATTTACGTCTGGCTCAGCGACTATGTTAGTGCAAGATGGTTTAACAGTGACGGTTAATAATGCCCCAACGATAGAAGACCAAACGTTTACTGTCAGTGAAATTGCTGCCAGTGGCACAGGAATTGGCATACTTGCAGCCGATGCAAATGATGTTGGTGACTTCGTTACGTTCCAAATATTGAGCGGTAATGAAGATGGTGATCTCGTATTGGATGCACAAACAGGTATATTAAGCATTAGCCCGACCATCTCCCGTTTGGATTTTGAAAAAACCGCAACTTACACACTACAAGTGATTGTGTATGACCAATACAATACGACTGACACCGCACAGATTACTGTTGACGTATTAGATATGGACTCAATGGAAATTACGTTAGAAGGTGATGTAAGTGGTGAAGGTAGCTACTGGGGCGAAAATACAGTACTTGAATTATTAGGTATGAGCTCTCCTCAGTGGGCGTCAACTGAAACTAAACATACTTGGAATGTGCCAGAAGAAAATCTGCCTGATGATCCTGCAATTATTAGAATTGAATCACACGGAAAAATCCATTATGTGGGCGGCATGGACTTATTCGGCGGTTGGGTTGAAGCTGACATTCCTCTTGAGATGGATTTAAGATTTCCGGATGAAATTGCAGCAGGTCAGCCGGTTAATTTAGCAACCAAGTTTACCGTCGGTGAAAATGCAAACTTCATTGCGTCTTCTCCAGGTGTACAAATCTCGGCTGAGTTAATTTTTGAAGATTATTTAATCAAATACGAGTCAGCGTTATTTGAAAAATTAAATGGCCAAACCAAAATCGATTACGCTTCTTATGAGAAAGTTGTCGGTTCAGAATCATTTGGTGTATATGGTGACAACTGTGCCAATGCACTTAATCGTTCTCAGTGTTACAAGTTAGACGATGGTGTTGAAGTTTACGATTTAACGCGTGAGTTGAGCGACGAGAAATTAACTTCATTAATTGAAAACAACTTCTACGAATTATCTGTTGTGACAGCGGAAGATCACGCTAGAGGCGTGAGTGACAATATCACTCATGGCACGAGTTTTGTTAATGGCGTAGATATTATTGACGTTGTATACGCTCATAAAGGTGCAGTTAATGGTATTGAAATTATCAGTACTGATGTAGCAGATCCAACTGCGACAACAATCTCTTTCATTCCTGCAAACATGACGAATGAACAGATCATCTATTTCATTAAGAATCTAACACGTGACTCTTTAGCTGAGGTGCCTTCAAACGCAAGAAAAGCGATTGAAAAAGCGATTGGTTTAGAAGTCGATAAGCTGCGTTTCTTAGCTGGTCACGATTTAACTGACTGGGTATCCGAAGAAATTTACTGGGGCTCTAACTGGACTAAGTGGCACGCACAAGCCGGCATGGAGTCAATGGAAGGAACGTCTGAACAATGTATTGATAACTATTTTGCACCAGCTGGTGAAGATTTATATCGCAGATACAAATTCAGTACACTTGATACTTTCGTAAGTGCAGCGCTAGATTTACATCAAGACTTTGAGTTGAACATTGAATCTACGGCTATTTTAGTTCTTGAAGATGGCACTGAGATTTACTTTGACCCAGAAGAAGATATTACCTTTACGCCAGAGCTTACGCATGACGTTAATAACGACGGTATGATTGACGCGACATTAACCGTCAATGCTGCATCAAAATTTGTTAACAGCACGAAAATGAATGCATTTTTCAGAATGCCATTTAAATTGCTTGAGTTTGAATACAACGTGCAAGAAGCGGTTTGTACCGCAGATAACATCTACACTATGGGTAACCAAGGTTTGATGTTTGAAAAAGGTTCTTATGGCCCACTATTAGACAGCGAAAAAGAGATCCAATATGACACCACAGACTTTGGGGGACCAACGGAAATCACAATCGCGCAAAACTCGTTCACAACCGCGTTATCATTTGACTTATGTAGTAACAGTGCAGCGTGTGGCGAACCGGTACTGTCATATGGCAACAATGCCCCAGTGGCTTCTACGGTAATATTAGCTGGCGATTTTATCGGTAAATCTACAGTATCAGCGTCATACACTTATACTGATCATGAAAGTGATTTTGAAGAGAGCTCACGTTATCAGTGGTATCGATCTGCGACAGGCAGTAATGATGATGCACAAGTTATTGATGGTGAATTCTACCAATCATACACCTTGTCATTGGAAGACATTGATAGCTTTGTGGCTTTCTGTGTAACCCCGCATGATGGTACTGATTTTGGTAACCCTGAGTGTAGTGAGTGGACCCCTGTTGAAAGCCCATATCATCAAGACTTATCTATCATGAACGGTTTTGGTCAATCTATTGTAATCAACGGTACCGATCAGAGCATGATTCAAACTATGGACTCTGGTTTTAATCCAAACAGTTCATACACGATTGAAGCGTGGGTAAAAGTGAACTCGTTGAACCCAGAAGAAAACTCTAATTTATTCACTTTTTCAGAAGACGCAAACTCTTCAAAGGCTGCGGTGAGAATATTCTCTGATGGTCGTTTACGTGTGAAAGCAACAAACACCACGTATAAGTCGACTAAGACAATCACTGTTGGTCAGTGGCAGCATTATGCTGTGAGTTATGATCAGCCGACTCAGCAGTTGTCAGTATACTTAGATGGTGAACTAATTATTTCTGAAGTAGATGCTGCAAAAGATAGTAATGTTTACTTTGTATGGGGCTCTGGCAACGATGGTACTAGCAAGAAGTTAGATGCGAATATTGATGAAGTTCGTATTTGGGATTACGCAAAATCACAAGAGTCTATCGCGGCAAATCGTTACTTAGGCGCTTCATTAAGTAACTCAAACCTAGTTTCTTACTATCACTTTGACAATATGGTTAACGGTGAATTAGAAGATCTAACAGGCGAGAGCACGATGACGTTAGTGAACGGACCAGAGCTTGAAAAGCATAATACATACTTAACGCTTGATGGTAATGGTGACTACGTTGACTTTGGTGACCCTAGTGATGGTTCACTTGACTTCGGTGGTGACAACTTCACTGCTCAAGCTTGGATCTATTTGGAACCAGGTTCACAAGATCAAACTCGTATTATTCTTAACAAGAAAATTGGTGGTGCCAGTGGTTATAAAGGCTGGACGTGGAGTGTTAACACAAGAAACCGTTTAACGTGGAAACATGATGCCGCCAGCAATGGTAAAAAAAGTTATGAAGCGACTGGTCAAAAACTTGCTACCGGACGTTGGTATCATGCTGCCGTTGTTGTTGACTGGGAAGGCAGTGCGAGAGTGACAATGTATCTTGACGGCAAGGACGTTGGTAGTAGTGCGTTAGGTAGTAAACGTAACGTAGTCAACCACGTACCACTTCGTATTGGCGCGTTCAGTTCGACAGATACAACAACGAACACCTTTAAAGGTCATATTGATGATGTAGTAATATGGACTCGTGCATTATCTAAAGATGAGATAAATGCTTGTAAAGAGGAAATGGAACTAGGTTGTCAACAAGAGTTGCTGTTGTATCACGACTTCGAACAAGATGTCCGAAAAAATAAAGCGATTGATAGATACAACGGTACTATTTTTGGCGCGGTTGAAGTAGATAACAGCCTTGATGTTAAGTTTACTACGACTGAGTATGCTGCTTTTGCTGGCAAGCTTCCAGGCGGTACTGGAGTCACATTTGGGTTAGCAGATGCGCCTGCCTACGGAGATGTAGCCATCAGCGAATACTCAGGTGAATTTATTTATACGCCAAATGGCAATGCAAATGGCGCAAGCGACTCATTTAGTTATTACATTTACAGTAGTAGTAATGGTCAAAGCCAGAAGCAGATTGTCACCATTGAGTTTGAATAA